GTGGTGACCAGAAGTGCCTGGGCATCGTTTCGTGCCGCCAATTTGGGAACGAATTCCACCGGCGCAACGGTTTGCCACAATTGAAGTTCGTCGGGTTCTTGTGCCACTTAAATAATCCCTGGTGCTTTCACATCGATGCCCTTGAGTGACATCTTCAATGCGTCTTTGTTTGGAGCGACCGCGAACGCGGTAGGTCGATCGATGAGGTCATCATCGATCAACTGTTTCAAACTCATAGTAAAATCTTGCATGCCGTCTTCGGCACCGATGCGAATCGCATCGGGCAATTTGTTGTCATGCCCTTCGAGCACGAGTTTACGAATCATCGGTGTGAATGTCATTACCTCGCAGGTCGGCACCCGTGATACGCCTGGGCGAATGCTGCGGAGTAGTTTTTGGGCGACGATGCCCTTCATATTGAATGCAATCGCGCTGCGGATAGCGCGGTGCATGTCTTGCGGGAACAAATCGAGGATCCGGCCGATACACGTTGACGAACTGGCGGCGTGAATCGTTCCAAACACTAGGTGGCCGGTCTCGGCCGCGTGGATGGCGGTCATGAACGTCTCCTCATCGCGAAGCTCGCCGACGAGGATAATGTCGGGGTCTTCCCGCACGGCGTGCTTCATGCCGACGCTAAAGTCGACCACGTCTTGCCCGATCTCGCGTTGGTTGATCAGCGCTTTGTCTTCGGTGAAAATAAACTCGATTGGATCTTCGAGCGTCAGAATGTGTTTGCGGTAGATGCTGTTGATGTAGTTGAGCATCGAGCCGATCGTGGTACTTTTGCCCGACCCCGTCACCCCGGCGAGCAGCACCATGCCTTGTTCAAAGTGGCACAGGTTCTCGATCGAGTCGGGCAGGAACAAGCCGCGAAAATCGGGGATGAAATTGCTGATCCGCCGTGCCACTAAACCGA
This genomic window from Allorhodopirellula heiligendammensis contains:
- a CDS encoding type IV pilus twitching motility protein PilT, which gives rise to MSHGKPAKAPPAAGRNMSAEAVASRLKSSLLQEKKELEVDKIFRALVKLEGSDLHMKVGQPPMVRVGGELKPLNRGPIEAEEMVRLLLPMMDERNLIIFEEEGGADFSYQCEVDGTRWRFRVNMLKSLGNIGLVARRISNFIPDFRGLFLPDSIENLCHFEQGMVLLAGVTGSGKSTTIGSMLNYINSIYRKHILTLEDPIEFIFTEDKALINQREIGQDVVDFSVGMKHAVREDPDIILVGELRDEETFMTAIHAAETGHLVFGTIHAASSSTCIGRILDLFPQDMHRAIRSAIAFNMKGIVAQKLLRSIRPGVSRVPTCEVMTFTPMIRKLVLEGHDNKLPDAIRIGAEDGMQDFTMSLKQLIDDDLIDRPTAFAVAPNKDALKMSLKGIDVKAPGII